From the genome of Primulina eburnea isolate SZY01 chromosome 12, ASM2296580v1, whole genome shotgun sequence, one region includes:
- the LOC140807624 gene encoding uncharacterized protein has product MGFLKEEKTLKKLVFTIPRWIKTLFFLVAMLISLLLFSAPVLLVIADALLPSALLSVALPPPAPPITLRTLYLYLRDYDFRDSLIDIPLISIIRSAIILCVYSFCDGPSLSRGPYLAIATVCSAASLVFVSLKASYVYMMSNSRGGGAVEAALFVCSLVLAIGHVVVAYRTSCRERRKLLVYKIDIEAVSAWKKGYPPYQKYSKKEQQFK; this is encoded by the exons ATGGGATTCCTGAAAGAAGAAAAAACATTGAAGAAATTGGTATTTACAATCCCAAGATGGATCAAAACCCTGTTTTTCTTGGTCGCCATGTTGATCTCTTTGCTGTTGTTTTCAGCTCCGGTTCTGTTAGTCATCGCTGATGCTCTGCTCCCCTCCGCCCTGCTCTCGGTGGCCCTGCCGCCGCCAGCGCCGCCAATCACCCTCCGGACACTGTATTTGTACCTTAGAGACTATGATTTCCGAGACTCGCTCATAGATATCCCTCTCATATCTATCATCCGCTCCGCCATCATTTTGT GTGTTTACAGTTTCTGCGACGGCCCGAGTTTATCAAGGGGGCCGTACCTGGCGATCGCCACCGTTTGCTCGGCGGCGTCGCTGGTGTTTGTGTCGTTGAAGGCTTCGTATGTGTACATGATGAGTAATTCGAGAGGCGGCGGCGCGGTGGAGGCGGCGCTGTTCGTCTGTTCTCTGGTGCTGGCGATTGGCCATGTAGTGGTGGCGTACAGGACCAGCTGCCGGGAGAGAAGGAAGCTTCTGGTCTACAAAATTGATATCGAGGCA GTCTCCGCATGGAAGAAAGGGTATCCCCCATATCAAAAGTATTCCAAGAAAGaacaacaatttaaataa